The window CTGGTGGACGGCGGACGGGCGTTCACCAAGTCGCGGGCGGCGCTCCGCATCGCCGCGAGGATGGACGCGCCGTGGCCGGCGATGCGGGTGTTCGGCATCGTTCCCGCCCCGCTGCGCGACGTGGTGTACGACTGGGTGGCGCGCAACCGCTACCGCTGGTTCGGGCGGACCGATGCATGCATGCTTCCGCCCCCCGAGGTGCGCGCCCGCTTCCTGGGCTGAAGACCGGTTCCCGCTGGATCAACCCTCGACCCCCTGGAACGAGGTGGTGCCATGATCCGCCTGTCCCCCATCCCCATCCTGGCCGTCCTGTCCGCCTGCGCCACCATCGCCGGCAGCGGCGTGGACCGCGAAGACACCGCGCTTCCCCAGCACCTGGCCCACATCCCCATCTACTGGGCGGGCACGCTGCCGCAGTGCGCCACGCAGCCGGTGGGGCGGGTGAGCGCCCTGTCGCGCGCCGCGCTGCGCGAGCGGGCCTACGAGGCGGGCGGCGACGCGGTGGTGGACGCGCGGGTCCAGTCGCGCGCGCAGTCGTACTCGATCGGCCAGCGGCGCTCGCTGCAGACGGACGTCAACAACATCTACTACGGGATGGCCGTGAAGCTTTCCGGCAAGTGCACGCTGTAGCCCGG of the Longimicrobium sp. genome contains:
- a CDS encoding thiol-disulfide oxidoreductase DCC family protein; the protein is METATEIPPVDGPLVLYDGQCGLCNRSVQLILRHDRRGAFRFAALQSELGQALLARHGLSSETISTVVLVDGGRAFTKSRAALRIAARMDAPWPAMRVFGIVPAPLRDVVYDWVARNRYRWFGRTDACMLPPPEVRARFLG